AAACTTTCATCATCGTTGCTTTCATGTGTACCGAGAAGAGCACTCCTTTTTCTTTGGCATCCTTGACCTGTTCTTTTAAGAATGCCAACAACGCCTTTTTACTCATCACCGTGGCATCTATGATTTCCTTTTCCTGTAGCTCAACTTTATCTTTCAAAAGCGTTGATTCGCCATTAGATTTGTGTAATACAATTTTAACGTTGGCGGCCTTGCTTAGTGTTAGGGATTTTTCGTTGGATTTAAAATCACCCTGCGACATCGTGGCCACATGTGTCTTGGAGTCGGAGCTCCATGCGCCCATAGTATGTGGATTCTGTTTTGCGTAATTTTTTACGGCCCTTGGTGCACGGCGATCAGAATTTCCCTCACGCAGTACAGGGTTAACGGCACTACCCTTAATTTTGTCGTATTTGGATTTTATTTCTTTTTCGGATTCGTTCTGCGGATCATCCGGGTAGTTGGGCACGTTATAACCCTTTTGTTGTAATTCTGTGATGGCCTCTTTAAGTTGTGGTATGGAGGCACTGATGTTCGGTAGTTTTATAATATTCGCCTCGGGAAGCTTTGCCATTGCACCAAGTTCTTCTAGATCATTGGTTACACGTTGTTCAGCTGTTAGACGATCAGGGAATATGGCGCAAATTCTTCCTGCTAAGGAAATATCCTTAGTTTCTATCGTTATTCCGGAAGTTTTAGTAAAAGCTTCAACGATAGGAAGAAAAGAAGCTGTTGCCAAAGCAGGCGCTTCGTCGGTTTTGGTGTAAAAAATTTTGGACATGCGTGTTAGTTTTATTTCAAGCGGAGCAAAGATACAATATTATCTAGCCTATCTATAATTGGGTGATGCTGAATATTTGGTGATTTTGTTAGATTCTTCAAATGACAAAAGCCATATCATTGTACAAGTACATTGATATGGCTTTTTAGAAATAGCTTACAGACTTTTGTCCCAACATTTAAATTGAAACGGCAACCATTGATTGCCTCTGCATCACTAATTCAACGTTGTGAAATGTTTCTGTTCTTCAGTAGTACACCAAGCAACAGCTCCGATTTCTTCTTATTGTCTTAATGCAATTTAAAATTTAGTTTTCACTATATTTTTTCACATCCATAATAGGCCTCAAAGGCGACAGCTTTTGAGCTATTAATCACCGTAGGCATATATTCTTCCTATGGAAGATACAATGCTTAACAGTTGAACAATAATATAAAGAACGTAAACTCTATAATGAACATCAGTTACATCCTTAGCGATGTTTCCCTTTGTTCATACTTAAAGATACGAAAAAAATAATAAGGAATAGTATTTCGTAAAAAATTAATAATCAACACCTTATGAACCATAGTTGTTCACAAATGTTCATAAAAAAACACCAACTTTAGATTGGTGTTTTTGTTTATCGTTTCGCTAAGTTTAAGACCTTACTTCTTTAATTCTAGCTTTCTTACCGGTTAAGCCTCTAAAGTAGTAAATACGTGATCTACGAACTTTACCTTTCTTATTGACCTCTATTTTCTGTAGTGCTGGTAAGTTGACCGGAAATATACGTTCAACACCTACTGTACCGGACATTTTTCTTATTGTAAACGTTTCCGTTGTACCAGATCCTCTTCGTTGTATTACGACTCCTTTAAAGAACTGCGTACGTGTTTTCTCACCTTCTTTAATTTCATAATAAACCGTTAGTGTATCTCCTGCGGAAAATTTTGGGAATTCTTTTTTTGTTACGAATTCGTCCTGTACGTATTTTATTAGTGATTCCATTGTCTTTTAAATTGGAATTGAATCAAAACAACTTTCACGATTTTCGTCAGAGGTTGATTTAACAGTGTGCAAAAATAGTTCTAAAATTAGAACCTACAAGTATTTTTATAAGATTTTTAATGGTTGTCTATTCTAATAGGTCCGGCCTCAGTGCTTCCGTTCTTAAGTGGGCCTGTTCTTCTCGCCATTGTTCTATTTTTCCAAAATTGCCACTCAACAATACCTCTGGCACCTTCATGCCCTTATATTCTGATGGTCTTGTGTATACTGGTGGTGCCAAAAGACCATCTTGAAAACTATCTGTTAATGCCGAGGTCTCATCGTTAAGCACGCCCGGGAGTAATCGTATGATTGTATCACAAAGTACGGCGGCACCCAGCTCGCCACCTGAAAGAACGTAATCGCCAATGGAAATTTCTTTAGTTATGAATCTATCCCTGACTCTCTGGTCAACACCTTTATAATGACCGCATAAAATGATAATATTTTTTGACAGTGATAAGCCATTCGAAATTTTTTGATTTAACCGCTCTCCGTCGGGAGTCATATAGATTATCTCGTCGTAGTCTCTTTGTTCGGTTAGGGCAGTGATGCACTTATCAATAGGTTCTATCATGAGCACCATACCTGCACCCCCACCAAATTGATAATCGTCCACCTGGTTATAACTTTTATCGGTATAATCCCTAATATTATGAAAATGAACTTCAACAAGATTCTTGTCAATGGCTCTTTTTAGAATAGAGGCGTCAAACGGACTTCTTAACAACTCAGGTAACACCGTTATGATATCGATTCGCATATTTCTTTGAAGGATTTAATTTTAGGCTGTCCAAAAATAATGAAAACAATGAGAATCCTTTTTCCACTCCAGTTTCTCGTAAAGTTTTTGCGCAGGGTTGTCAATTGCGGTCTCCAAGGCCAATCCTTTTTGCCCTTTTTCCCGACAATACTTTTTAGCGCTTTCGAGAAGTTGTGACCCTACTTTCTTTTGACGGTGATTTTTCAGAACAAATAAGTCGTTCAGAATAAGATACGGCTTCAAGGATACTGAAGAGAAAGTTTGGTACAGTTGTGTAAACCCTACAGGAATCGCCTTTTCATAGGCGATAAAAATAACGGACTCCTGTTTGGTAATCCTATCTTTTAAGAATTCGGTCGCTGCTTCCTGATTCGATGGTTGATCGTAAAACATACGATATAGATCAAACAGGGGAACTACATCCTCCAAATCCAATAAGTCGGCTTGTTTTATAGTAATCATAACGTATAAAAAAGCTCCTTTAAAAGGAGCTAAAATATTATTTAGGTTTTTTCTGTTTATTTATTTCGTCCTGTAACTGCCTACTGATTTTCTGTTCTCGTTCTAGCGCCCTTCTTCGGTGATCTTCATATTCCAATTCCAGTTCAGAAAGATTCTGCTTGGCTTCTTGTGTTAAGATATTACTATTTCTGAATTTATAAATGAATAATCCTAAAAGTAAAAATAGTCCAGCTATAATAGTCCAAAGAATGACATTGTAAGTTCCTTTGGATACCTGTATCCCTAAAAAGGACATACTATCCTTTTCTTCCGTAACAGCGGTTAAATTGGTGGTCGTTTCCTCAAGTTTCTTATTCAAGGAAGTAATTGTGGTTTCATGACCGGATATGGTCGATTTTAATTCCGCCGTTTTTTTGTTCATTACGGCGATGGAATCCAGTACATTTTTCCTGATTTTATAGAGATTGGATTCTTTGACAACTTCATACCGTACACCATCTGCTCTATAATTACCAGAACGTTTAGAGATATAATCAAACTGTTTGCTTATTGGTCCTTCGTCTAATGATAATTTTTGCTCTTCAGTAGAATCTTGCCCATAATTGATGTTAACAGTAAGTAGGACCGTCAAAACATATAATAGTCTTGTGATTTTCATTTGTAAAAAAATTGCCGTTAAATAATGATTTAGAGAGAACTAAAGTAATTGAATAAAATCAATTAAGAAAAAAAAACGGGTAAACCTTGTTCAGCTCTTTAAACGTACGTTTCAACTAGGGGAAGTGGACGTCTTAAATATTAAATTTTAATAATAGGTATACCTTCTAACTTTAGAAATATATTTAGCTAATCTGATTACTTGGTGGGAGTAGCCATATTCATTATCATACCATATATACAGAATAAGGTTTTTCCCGTTATCCGATACCAGTGTCGCCTTGCTGTCGTATATGGAAGGTGCAGAAGTACCTACGATGTCCGACGATACTAACTCCTTACTCAGGGAGTACTTTATCTGCTCTACCAAATCTCCCTCCAGAGCATATTTCTTAAGAATAGTGTTGATGCCACTTAAGGAAGTTTTATTTTTAAGGTCTAAGTTTAGAATGGCCAAAGAACCATTGGGTACGGGAACCCTTATGGCATTGGAGCTCAGTTTACCCTTTAAAGCGGGTAAGGCTTTCGCCACCGCTTCTCCCGCACCGGTTTCTGTAATGACCATGTTAAGACCAGCGGCGCGTCCACGTCGGTATTTGCCATGCATGTTATCTACTAGGTTCTGGTCATTGGTATACGCGTGTATGGTTTCTAAATGTCCCTTTCTGATACCTAGCGAATCTTCCACCACTTTCAATATTGGTGTAATGGCATTGGTGGTACAGGAAGCAGCGGAGAATATGTTAGTAGTATCCGGGTCATGTTCCAAATGGTTTACGCCATGAACAATGTTGGGAACTTCTTTGCCGGGAGCAGTGAGAAGCACCTTAGAGGCACCCTTGGCCTTTAAATGCCGGGATAATGCTTTTTTATCTCTGAAAGCGCCGGTATTGTCAATAATTAGTGCATCGGATATCCCATATTTGGTATAATCTATTTCTTCGGGTTGGTTGGCATTTATGACATGAACCGTAGTGCCGTTTATGATAAGGGCCTTGTTTTTGCTGTCAATACTCACCGTACCCATAAAATTACCATGAACGGAATCCGTTCGTAAAAGACTTGCTCTTTTCTCAAGCACTGCTTCATCCATTGTACCTCTTACCACAATGGCACGGAGCCTCATTTGATTGCCCTTACCCGTTTTAGACATTAACTCTCTTGCCAAAAGACGACCAATTCTACCAAAACCGTAAAGTACCACATCTTTGGGTTGAATCCCGTCATAATCTGCTGCTGACTTCAATTTTTCAATGACGAAGGCTTTAACGTTGTTGGAATTGTTATCGTCGGCGTGATATTCATATGTTAATTTTCCAATATCCAATTTAGAAGGAGGAAGCTTTAAATCATTGATAGCCCTTAAAAGTTCAACGGAATCAAAAATGGAAATAGGTTTTTGAACGAACTCGCCCGCATATTCATGCAAGTGTATAATATCGCTTACATTTCTATCAATAACCTGATTTTTAAAAAGGACTATTTCAATGGACTTATCATACCAAAGGTCACTTATTA
This genomic window from Maribacter sp. MJ134 contains:
- a CDS encoding GNAT family N-acetyltransferase, which produces MITIKQADLLDLEDVVPLFDLYRMFYDQPSNQEAATEFLKDRITKQESVIFIAYEKAIPVGFTQLYQTFSSVSLKPYLILNDLFVLKNHRQKKVGSQLLESAKKYCREKGQKGLALETAIDNPAQKLYEKLEWKKDSHCFHYFWTA
- the trmD gene encoding tRNA (guanosine(37)-N1)-methyltransferase TrmD; the protein is MRIDIITVLPELLRSPFDASILKRAIDKNLVEVHFHNIRDYTDKSYNQVDDYQFGGGAGMVLMIEPIDKCITALTEQRDYDEIIYMTPDGERLNQKISNGLSLSKNIIILCGHYKGVDQRVRDRFITKEISIGDYVLSGGELGAAVLCDTIIRLLPGVLNDETSALTDSFQDGLLAPPVYTRPSEYKGMKVPEVLLSGNFGKIEQWREEQAHLRTEALRPDLLE
- a CDS encoding tRNA (guanine-N1)-methyltransferase, whose amino-acid sequence is MKITRLLYVLTVLLTVNINYGQDSTEEQKLSLDEGPISKQFDYISKRSGNYRADGVRYEVVKESNLYKIRKNVLDSIAVMNKKTAELKSTISGHETTITSLNKKLEETTTNLTAVTEEKDSMSFLGIQVSKGTYNVILWTIIAGLFLLLGLFIYKFRNSNILTQEAKQNLSELELEYEDHRRRALEREQKISRQLQDEINKQKKPK
- the rplS gene encoding 50S ribosomal protein L19, whose protein sequence is MESLIKYVQDEFVTKKEFPKFSAGDTLTVYYEIKEGEKTRTQFFKGVVIQRRGSGTTETFTIRKMSGTVGVERIFPVNLPALQKIEVNKKGKVRRSRIYYFRGLTGKKARIKEVRS
- a CDS encoding glyceraldehyde-3-phosphate dehydrogenase encodes the protein MSRKVSYEKELAFQADRRKATTEFIKIISDLWYDKSIEIVLFKNQVIDRNVSDIIHLHEYAGEFVQKPISIFDSVELLRAINDLKLPPSKLDIGKLTYEYHADDNNSNNVKAFVIEKLKSAADYDGIQPKDVVLYGFGRIGRLLARELMSKTGKGNQMRLRAIVVRGTMDEAVLEKRASLLRTDSVHGNFMGTVSIDSKNKALIINGTTVHVINANQPEEIDYTKYGISDALIIDNTGAFRDKKALSRHLKAKGASKVLLTAPGKEVPNIVHGVNHLEHDPDTTNIFSAASCTTNAITPILKVVEDSLGIRKGHLETIHAYTNDQNLVDNMHGKYRRGRAAGLNMVITETGAGEAVAKALPALKGKLSSNAIRVPVPNGSLAILNLDLKNKTSLSGINTILKKYALEGDLVEQIKYSLSKELVSSDIVGTSAPSIYDSKATLVSDNGKNLILYIWYDNEYGYSHQVIRLAKYISKVRRYTYY